One region of Paenibacillus polymyxa M1 genomic DNA includes:
- a CDS encoding OsmC family protein: protein MEHTFLLKADWNGGRNSDGRIEAGQLRTAISIPAEMGGPGVGTNPDEMLLGAAATCYLITLAAMMERASLPVVSLALESEGIVDVTNNIFTYRRIVHRPRVLLSVDATESQIEQALRLAEQAETSCMISRAVAGNVALSTEPVVKRAS, encoded by the coding sequence ATGGAGCATACCTTTCTGCTCAAGGCAGACTGGAACGGGGGACGCAATAGCGATGGGCGTATTGAGGCCGGACAGTTGCGGACTGCGATTTCAATTCCGGCTGAAATGGGAGGCCCTGGTGTGGGCACCAATCCCGATGAAATGCTGCTCGGTGCCGCTGCTACCTGCTATCTGATTACTTTGGCGGCGATGATGGAGCGTGCCAGTCTCCCGGTGGTATCATTGGCACTGGAATCCGAAGGGATTGTCGATGTAACGAACAACATTTTTACATATCGCCGAATCGTGCATCGTCCGCGAGTTCTATTGTCCGTCGATGCAACAGAATCGCAAATCGAACAAGCATTGCGCCTTGCAGAGCAGGCTGAAACCTCATGCATGATCTCGCGTGCCGTAGCAGGAAATGTAGCATTGTCTACAGAACCTGTGGTGAAGCGCGCCTCTTAA
- a CDS encoding MFS transporter, producing MSELTSLPPAKKRKLLFSAGLSWLFDAMDVGLLSFIVAALAKEWHLGSEQIGLLTAMNSIGMVFGAALAGILADRYGRRAILVWTLLIFSVASGLSALATGLGMLLVLRFIAGAGLGGELPVASTLVSESVPVKERGRAVVLLESFWAAGWILSALIAYFVIPKYGWQMAFILGAVPALYALYLRRAIDDSPRYKQQSVKLPLRARLASIWSGPHRKSTLMLWILWFTVVFSYYGMFLWLPSMMFMKGFELVKSFEYVLIMTLAQLPGYFTAAYLIEKLGRKFVLIIYLLLTAVSAIWFGTSETAGMLLAAGICLSFFNLGAWGAMYAYTPELYPTSARSTGVGMAAAFGRIGGVIGPFVVGILVGQGIALPSIFAIFFVAILIGAAAVWLLGTETKNQEID from the coding sequence ATGAGTGAATTAACTTCATTACCCCCAGCTAAAAAAAGAAAATTGCTATTTAGCGCAGGCCTTAGCTGGCTGTTTGATGCTATGGATGTGGGACTGCTTTCATTTATAGTGGCAGCTTTGGCTAAGGAGTGGCATCTCGGATCAGAGCAGATTGGTCTGCTGACTGCGATGAATTCAATAGGAATGGTGTTTGGAGCCGCCTTGGCAGGGATTTTGGCAGATCGTTACGGTAGACGCGCTATTTTAGTGTGGACCCTGCTGATTTTTTCCGTAGCCAGTGGCTTGTCAGCTTTGGCGACAGGTCTCGGAATGCTGCTGGTGCTGCGTTTTATTGCTGGTGCAGGCTTGGGCGGGGAATTGCCTGTTGCTTCGACGCTGGTGTCAGAATCAGTGCCTGTAAAAGAACGAGGAAGAGCAGTTGTGCTGCTGGAAAGCTTTTGGGCGGCAGGCTGGATTCTTTCGGCTCTTATTGCTTATTTTGTTATTCCGAAATACGGTTGGCAAATGGCATTTATTCTCGGCGCAGTACCTGCGCTGTACGCTCTTTATCTGCGCAGAGCTATTGATGATTCACCGCGTTATAAGCAGCAAAGCGTCAAACTTCCGCTGCGTGCACGATTGGCTTCGATTTGGTCGGGACCCCATCGCAAGTCTACGCTAATGCTGTGGATTTTATGGTTTACAGTTGTATTTTCATATTATGGCATGTTCCTGTGGTTGCCAAGCATGATGTTTATGAAGGGATTTGAACTGGTTAAAAGCTTTGAGTATGTCCTAATCATGACACTTGCACAATTACCAGGTTATTTTACCGCTGCCTATCTGATTGAAAAGCTGGGTCGCAAATTTGTACTGATCATCTACTTGTTGCTCACGGCAGTGTCCGCTATTTGGTTTGGAACATCGGAAACGGCAGGGATGTTGTTGGCTGCTGGTATCTGCTTGTCCTTCTTTAATCTCGGTGCATGGGGAGCCATGTATGCTTATACCCCGGAGCTGTACCCAACGTCTGCTCGTTCTACCGGTGTGGGTATGGCAGCTGCATTTGGTCGTATTGGCGGTGTGATCGGGCCTTTTGTGGTAGGTATACTCGTAGGACAAGGCATAGCGTTACCATCTATCTTTGCGATTTTTTTCGTAGCGATCCTGATCGGAGCAGCTGCTGTATGGTTGCTGGGTACCGAAACTAAAAATCAGGAGATTGACTAA
- a CDS encoding lactonase family protein, whose translation MTAQQKLLVFAGSYAELEGNGVYSYTFNEQTGALTLQDEFSGLKNPTFLNVDVKNRKLYSIGETTSAAGAKVGEASAFEIDPVKGTFTLLNRAENVGSTTCHIQRDPSDRYLIVVSYHGGMVGLISLTEDGRIGELLDVKQHEGKGAHPERQDRPHPHSSFFSPDGRFLFVQDLGLDLIRIYTIDDSKGQLVLHGETKTHAGAGPRHLTFHPNGKFAFVINEVDSSITSFAYDAEAGKLTELESVPTLPSDFTGENTTAEIAISQDGAYLYGSNRGHDSIVVYAVDGATGKLSLVEHVSAEGEHPRHFALTPNGDYMLVANRDTNNIVTFKVDKASGRLTYTGQQVTVSKPVCVQPFYFSVSK comes from the coding sequence ATGACAGCACAACAAAAATTGCTCGTATTCGCAGGCTCTTACGCCGAATTGGAAGGTAACGGAGTTTATTCGTATACTTTTAATGAACAGACAGGAGCCCTGACACTACAGGATGAGTTCTCCGGCTTGAAAAATCCTACATTTCTAAATGTAGACGTTAAAAATCGGAAGCTGTATTCCATTGGCGAGACGACTTCCGCTGCAGGAGCGAAGGTAGGCGAAGCCTCTGCTTTTGAAATTGACCCGGTTAAAGGCACATTTACTTTGCTGAATCGCGCGGAAAACGTAGGCTCCACAACATGCCACATTCAACGTGATCCATCCGATCGTTACCTGATTGTAGTCAGCTACCACGGAGGTATGGTAGGACTGATATCTCTGACTGAGGACGGGCGTATCGGTGAATTGCTGGATGTAAAACAGCACGAGGGCAAAGGAGCGCATCCTGAGCGTCAGGATCGTCCACATCCACATTCCAGTTTCTTTAGCCCGGACGGCCGCTTCCTGTTCGTACAAGATCTTGGACTGGATCTGATCCGTATTTATACCATTGATGACAGCAAAGGGCAACTGGTGCTGCACGGTGAAACGAAAACCCATGCAGGTGCAGGCCCACGTCACTTGACGTTCCACCCGAACGGTAAATTTGCTTTTGTTATTAATGAAGTGGATTCTTCCATTACTTCTTTCGCATATGATGCAGAAGCTGGCAAGCTTACTGAGCTTGAGAGCGTACCGACATTGCCGTCTGACTTTACTGGCGAAAACACAACTGCAGAAATTGCGATTTCACAGGATGGCGCTTATCTGTACGGTTCCAACCGTGGACATGATAGCATCGTGGTGTACGCTGTAGATGGAGCCACTGGCAAGTTGAGCTTGGTTGAGCATGTATCTGCCGAAGGCGAGCATCCGCGTCATTTTGCTTTGACACCTAATGGTGACTATATGCTCGTGGCTAACCGCGACACCAACAATATTGTTACCTTCAAAGTGGACAAAGCAAGCGGTCGCTTGACCTACACTGGACAACAAGTAACTGTGTCCAAACCAGTATGCGTGCAGCCTTTTTACTTTTCCGTGTCAAAATAG